A stretch of the Rosa rugosa chromosome 5, drRosRugo1.1, whole genome shotgun sequence genome encodes the following:
- the LOC133711279 gene encoding uncharacterized protein LOC133711279, producing MKRPVFKLGIKFGTVQILRDALREMAIQGGWEYVYIKNEKVRLQVVCKEDDCPFELFASKLQHEATLMIKGYNSKHTCIRKFNNKMVKLKYLTTKFKDQIAMNEAWKPDSLAKTMFANIKARVSTQMAYKAKRAALLEVEGSIRYQFARLKDYGSELKRVDPETTIDIKCDFSNTSKEPLFKRKYICLGALKNGIKAGCRSVIGLDGAHLKSCFGGQLLTAVGVDANNTSWVVAYAMVEIKSKDSWTWFLELLCKDLDIKEDGAGWVFISDKQKGLKPVHI from the exons ATGAAGAGGCCTGTTTTCAAATTAGGGATAAAGTTTGGTACAGTCCAGATCTTAAGGGATGCTTTGAGGGAAATGGCTATACAAGGAGGCTGGGAATATGTTTACATTAAGAATGAAAAAGTAAGGTTACAGGTTGTCTGCAAGGAGGATGATTGCCCTTTCGAGCTGTTTGCTTCTAAACTGCAGCATGAGGCTACTTTGATGATCAAGGGGTATAATTCAAAGCATACTTGCATAAGAAAATTCAACAACAAAATGGTGAAGCTGAAGTACTTAACTACAAAGTTCAAGGACCAGATAGCCATGAATGAAGCATGGAAACCAG ATTCACTAGCTAAGACAATGTTTGCCAATATTAAAGCAAGGGTATCAACTCAAATGGCTTATAAGGCCAAGAGGGCAGCTTTGCTGGAGGTTGAGGGTTCTATAAGATACCAGTTTGCAAGGCTGAAGGATTATGGCAGTGAGCTTAAGAGGGTGGATCCGGAAACTACCATAGATATAAAGTGTGATTTCAGCAACACAAGCAAGGAACCACTCTTCAAAAGAAAGTACATATGCTTGGGAGCTTTAAAGAATGGAATAAAGGCTGGTTGTAGAAGTGTCATTGGATTGGATGGAGCACACTTGAAAAGCTGTTTTGGAGGGCAGCTTCTGACTGCTGTTGGTGTAGATGCCAACAACACAAGTTGGGTTGTCGCATATGCAATGGTGGAAATTAAGAGCAAGGACTCATGGACATGGTTTCTGGAGCTTTTGTGCAAGGACCTAGACATCAAGGAAGATGGAGCAGGATGGGTGTTTATTAGTGACAAACAAAAAGGACTGAAACCGGTGCACATATAA
- the LOC133712246 gene encoding FCS-Like Zinc finger 15: MVGLSVLLEGQNGSSTTATTAVGGDGKKIPQVINKATMVINTNTKPFSPSALPYYPKNFNHSPYLPPNPNFLEKCFLCKQKLLLGKDIYMYKGDRGFCSVECRYNQILMDEEEIVRNEMHCSMVAMKPNSASSSSASSSRGSNRNKGSRNRAGGFAY; this comes from the exons ATGGTGGGACTTAGTGTATTATTGGAAGGTCAAAATGGTAGTAGTACTACTGCTACAACTGCTGTTGGTGGTGATGGCAAGAAAATCCCGCAAGTTATTAACAAGGCCACTATGGTGATCAATACCAACACCAAACCCTTCTCTCCCTCTGCTCTGCCTTATTACCCCAAAAATTTTAACCACTCTCCCTATTTGCCACCCAATCCCAATTTCCTTGAAAAATGCTTTCTGTGCAAGCAGAAACTCTTGCTTGGCAAAGACATCTACATGTACAA GGGAGATAGGGGCTTTTGCAGCGTGGAGTGCAGGTACAATCAGATTCTGATGGATGAGGAGGAGATTGTTCGCAATGAAATGCACTGCTCAATGGTGGCCATGAAACCcaattctgcttcttcttcttcagcttcttCTTCCAGAGGCTCAAACCGAAACAAAGGGAGCAGAAACAGAGCGGGTGGATTTGCCTactga